In Paramicrobacterium humi, the genomic stretch CAGAAGCTCGCGATCGCCGCTCGCGACGGCGGCTGCGCGTGGCCGGGCTGTGACGCCCCGGCCAGCTGGTGCGAAGTGCACCACGTGAAGCTCCGGCGCGACGGCGTCAAAACCGATGTCGGCAACGGGATGCTGCTGTGCTCTGCCCACCACCACGTGCTGCACGCGCAAGGCTGGGTCGTCGAGATGCGCGGCGGCATCCCCCACCTTCAGGCTCCGCTGTGGATGAACCCGTCGGGCGGCTGGATTCGGCTCGGCCGCAACCGCGCGCAGGTCGCTCGACGGCGACGAGCCGGCGATTCGGCAGCGCAGCCGCCGTGATTCCCGGTTGGGCCGGATGCCGCCATCATGCGCGCGCCATCTCCCCTTCCGCCGTTCGGCGGCACACTTCGTCCCACGGCGTCGGCTCGATCCCGAACTGGCGACGCGCCGCCTCATCGTCCAGAACATACGGCCGCGTCCACTGATACGACAGCTCATGAAGCTCGCGCATGAACGGCACGACGAGTGAAGCGCAGGCCATCGCGGCACGCGGAATCGTGCGCATGCGCACCATCGGCAGTCCCATGCTCGCAAGCACGTCCCGCAGCGCCTGCTCCTGCGTTGTCGGCGCATTGCTCGGAACGTGCCAGAGCCTCCCGTGCGCGGTCTCCTCACGTGCAGCGGCGATGAGGGTGCGGGCGACATCCTGCACGTCCGTGAACGTGTGCGGCAGATCCTTGCGCCCGAACACCCACGCCGTCTTTCCCTGCCGAGCCGCCGGCACAAGCCGCGACACGTGCCCATTCGGGCCGACGCCCCGGCCGACGTAGTCGGAGCCGCGCACCTCCACAGCCCTGATCCGTCCCGCGTCGTGTGCCGCCTTCGCGTCTGCCCACATGCGCGCGCGCAGGCGTCCCTTGTGATCGGTTGCGGCATCCGGCAATCCCTCACGCATGACACCGTCTACGGCACCGTACGGATACAGGTTTCCCGTTATCGCATACACGGCGCCCGAACGCTCCGCCGCCGTCAGCAGTGCTGTAGCGAGCGGCGGCCAGAGCGCATCCCACTTCGTGTAATCCGCCGGATTCGCGCAGTTGTACAGCACGGCCGCGCCCTCCGCGGCGCGACCGAGCGCGTCAGCATCTGTCGCATCCAGAGCGACATGCTGAACGCGCGCGATTCCCGTGTCGGTTCCGCTGCGCGTGGCAACCACGACCTCTGCGCCATCGCCTGCGAGGAGCGCGGCGACATGACGGCCGACCGGGCCGGCACCGATGATCACGTGTCGATCAGACATGAGCTGTTCCCTTCGTGGAGGTCAGGAAGCGAGAGCGGTGCTCTCGAAACGATCCTGACAGCCCAGCTCGAGAATTGCAAGAGCACCGCTCTCGTTTGTGTCCATTGCTCTCGAATTGTCTAGGGTGGACGGTATGGCCACGACTGCGCGACAGCGAGCACGCGAGCAGCTGACGGCGGAGATCCTTGCGGCGGCGAGGTCCCGACTCACGCGAGAGGGGCCGGGGCAGCTCTCGCTTCGCGCCGTCGCCCGCGACGTCGGAATGGTCTCCTCAGCGGTGTACCGGTACTTCTCGAGCCGCGATGAACTGCTCACGGCGCTGCTCATCGAGGCGTACAACGAGCTCGGCGCGGCCGTCGAGGACGCCGAACGGAGCATCGCCGCACGCGATGACATCATGGCGCGGTGGTTCGCCGCTTGCCGCGCCATTCGTCGCTGGGCGCTCGATCACCCCGGGGACTACGCCCTTCTCTACGGCTCGCCCGTGCCTGGATACGCCGCGCCTCGCGAGACGGTCGGCCCGGCATCGCGCACGATCGTCGTGCTCCTCGACATCGTGGCGGCCGCCGGTGTCGGCGGGGAGGACCGCGCCGCACCACCAGCGCCGCCCGGCACTCCTGCGGGCGCCGAGAACGCCGTCGCGGGTGCGCTCGCGTTCGCGGCCGAGCGGGGGCTCGGCGACGGTTCCGCGGCGGGCACCGAGATCGCCATGCGGCTGCTCATGGCGTGGACGAATCTGTTCGGCACCCTCTCATTCGAGCTGTTCGGGCACTCGGTGGGTTCCGTCGACGACTCCGAAGCGTACTTCGACCAGGTCGTGTACCGCCTCGCGTGGGACATGGCAATCGCACCGTGAGCGCGCGGGCGTGTGAAAGCATCGAATCGTGAGGATGCTGGAAACCGAACGACTGACACTGCGCACGTGGACCCTTCGCGACGCCGACTTCGTCTTCGACATGTACTCGCGCCATGAGGTGCGGCGGTACATCGGCCGCGGAGACGTCATGCAGGAGCGTGAGGAGGCGGTCCGGCTGCTCGAGCGGTGGAGTGAGCTGCAGCATCCGATTCATCACATCTGGGCGGTCGAGCGCACTGTCGACGAGCGCGTGCTCGGGGTGCTGCTGCTCAAGTCGATTCCCGCGTCGGGAACCGACGGCGCACCCTCGGGCGACACCGAGATCGGCTGGCACCTGCACCCTGACGCATGGGGGCACGGCTATGCGAGCGAGGCGGCCGCGCGCGTGCTGCGCTTCGCGTTCGAAGCGGGGCTCGAGAAGGTGGTCGCCGTGACCAATCCCGCGAACACCGCCTCGCAGAGCGTGTGTCGACGCATTGGCATGCGCCACAAGGGCCAGACCGACGCGTACTACGACACGATCTGCGAGCTGTTCGAGGCGACGCCGTGAGGCGTATGGCACGCTGAGAGCATCCGGCGAGCGGGCGCGACAGGGAAACGAGGCGCAATGAGGCGATTCGAGGGAAGGACGGCGCTCGTCACGGGCGCCGCGAACGGCATCGGGCGTGCGTGCGCCGAGCGACTCGCGAGGGAAGGGGCGTCGGTCGTCATCGCGGACGTCGAGACGGATGCCGCCAGCGCCCTCGCCGCGAGCCTGCCGACCGCGCTCGCAATGCCGTGCGACGTGACCGATTCCCGTTCGGTCGAAGTCGCCGTCGCCGCGACCCTCGATCGGTTCGGTCGGCTCGACGTGCTCGTGAGCAACGTCGGCGTCGCGAGCGGCGTGCGCTTCGCCGACACCGACGACGCGGAGTGGGACCGACAGGTCGACCCCACCCTCGCGGGTTCGATGCGCGTCATCCGCGCGAGCCTTCCCGCGCTGCTCGAATCTCCCGGCGGCGGAGCGGTCGTCGCGACGGCCTCCGTCAACGGACTGCAGGCGTTCGGCGGCGTCGCCTACTCGGCGGCGAAGGCCGGAGTGATCAACGCCATGAAGAACCTCGCCGTCGAATACGGTCCGCTGACGCGCGGCACGGTCGGGCAGGACGGGGGCTGGGTGCGCTTCAACGCCGTCGCGCCCGGCACCGTCGAGACGCGGGTATGGACCTCGGATGCCGCGGGGCGGGCGGATCTCGAGCACATGGCGCAGCTGCACCCGATGGGCCGCGTCGGCCGCCCGGAGGACATCGCGGCTGCCGTCGCGTTCCTCGCCTCCGATGACGCGGCGTGGATCACGGGCGTCACGCTCCCCGTGGATGGCGGGCTCACGGTCGGCCCGCTGCTGCACATGCCCGGCGGGAGCTGAGGCTCAGATCTCGAGCTCGCGGGCCGCGTCCCACGGGAGCGTCCAGTCCAGCTCGTCGAACATGCGCGACAGCAAGATGGCCGTGAAGCCCCAGACGAGGGTGTCGCGCACGAGGAATGCGGGGCCACGGAACGTCCGGCTGCCATAGCGGCGCACCGTCGTCACACGGTTCGCGGGGTCGAGCAGGTCTGCGACCGGCATGCGGAACACCTCCACCGTTTCCGCATGATCCACGGCCGCCACGCGCGACGGACGCGACCACCAGGCCACGATCGGCGTGACGAGGTGGTTGCTGACGGCGAGCGGCACCTCGGGGAGCACCCCGAGCACGTCGACGCCCGCCGGATCGAGTCCCGTCTCCTCGTGCGCCTCGCGGAGTGCGGCCTCGATCGGACCGGCATCAGCCGGTTCGATGCCGCCGCCCGGAAACGAGATCTGACCCGGATGCGAGCGGAGCGTGTCCGCGCGACGCTGCAGCAGCACGTCGAGGTCCCGCGCCACAGGAGTGTCGCGAGCCGACGCGGGAGCGTCGTCGAGAACACCGAACAGGATGAGAATCGCGGCGGCTCGCGCGGTGTCCGCGTCGGGCACGGCCCCGAGCGGGCCGCGTCGCCAGTCGACCTCACGCTCGCACAGCCGCTCGAGCTCGTCGCGTGCGGCTCGAGCGCCGACGCCGTCGCGCGAATCGACCGATGCCATGCCGACAGCTTAGGCGCGTCGCGAACGGGCCGGCGCTACGTCGTCTCGCGGGGCACGATACGCACGGGGAGCTGCTCGATTCCGGATCTCGCCTCACCGCTGATCGCCTCGACGAGGCGCCGTGCCGCCAAGGCTCCCAGCGCCTCCAGGTTCATGTCGACGCTCGTCAGCTGCGGTCGGGCGCCCACTGCGAAGATCTCCCAGTTGTCATAGCCCATCACAGCGACCCGTCCAGGCACGTCCCAGCTCGATTCCCGCAGGGCGTCGAGCACGCCGCGAGCGATCTGGTCGCTTCCGCACAGGATGGCCTCGACGTCCGGGTGCGCCTCGATGAGACGAGCCGTGGCGGTTCGACCCCACTGCTCCGTCCAGCTCCCGTACTGGACCCCGCCCACGATCTCGAGGCCGGCCTCCGTCAGCGCGCCTTCGATGCCGGCCGCGCGGTCGCGCGCCGCCAGGTAGTCGGCCTCTCCGGTGATGTGCGCGATGCGTGTGCGACCGCGGTCGATCAGGTAGCGGGCAGAGTCCGCGCCACCCCGCACGTTGTCAGGCACGAGGGACAGGTCCTCTGGATCCGTGGACGGTCCGTACGCGTAGACCACCGGCACGGGAAGGTCTCGACCGAGGGAGGGTCGGGGATCCGTGCGCGAGCCGACGACGATGAGCCCGTCGACCCGTCGACCGAGCAGCGCCTCCAGATGGTACTGCTCCCGGATCGAGTCGCCGCGTGCATCGCACAGCAGGACCGACATCTTGCCCTTCCCAAAGGCGTCTTCGGCGCCCATGAGGATGGGGAGCGAGAAACGGCCATCGAGGTCGCCGGTGATCAGGCCGACGGTTCCCGTCTGGCCGGCGAGGAGACCGCGCGCGAGCGCGTTCGGAGTGAACGAGATCCGCTCCGCGGCACTCAGTACGCGCGCCCGCGTCTCGGGGTGCACCTGATCGCGTCCGTTGAGCGCCTTCGAGGCCGTCGCGACGGAGACGCCGGCGAGCTGCGCGACGTCGCGCAGGGTGGGTCGCAGTGATCGTTCGGGCATTGTCATCCTTTTGAAGTTGTTTCGACAATACACGTTTGACCCGACGCGGCTACCGGTGATAGATTCACCGAAAACCTTTTCGGTAGTTTTCAAAGCTCGTAGTGGATGCGACCGGGAAGCCCCCTTCAAAATCAGAGACGATTCACGACAGGACAGCACAATGACTGTGAAACTCCGCGGCCGGCGGGCCGTTTGGGCCGGCGGCGCCCTCCTTGCGACGGGCGCGCTGCTCTTGACCGGTTGCACACCGACTTCCGGTGGCTCTGCATCGAGCGACGACAAGACCGTGACGGTGTGGCACTACTTCAGTGACAAGAACCAGGTCAAGGTCATGACCGACTACAAGGACCTCTTCGAGAAGAACAACGACGGCGTCACCGTGGAGAACGTCTTCGTGCCCTACG encodes the following:
- a CDS encoding SDR family NAD(P)-dependent oxidoreductase — translated: MRRFEGRTALVTGAANGIGRACAERLAREGASVVIADVETDAASALAASLPTALAMPCDVTDSRSVEVAVAATLDRFGRLDVLVSNVGVASGVRFADTDDAEWDRQVDPTLAGSMRVIRASLPALLESPGGGAVVATASVNGLQAFGGVAYSAAKAGVINAMKNLAVEYGPLTRGTVGQDGGWVRFNAVAPGTVETRVWTSDAAGRADLEHMAQLHPMGRVGRPEDIAAAVAFLASDDAAWITGVTLPVDGGLTVGPLLHMPGGS
- a CDS encoding NAD-dependent epimerase/dehydratase family protein, which produces MSDRHVIIGAGPVGRHVAALLAGDGAEVVVATRSGTDTGIARVQHVALDATDADALGRAAEGAAVLYNCANPADYTKWDALWPPLATALLTAAERSGAVYAITGNLYPYGAVDGVMREGLPDAATDHKGRLRARMWADAKAAHDAGRIRAVEVRGSDYVGRGVGPNGHVSRLVPAARQGKTAWVFGRKDLPHTFTDVQDVARTLIAAAREETAHGRLWHVPSNAPTTQEQALRDVLASMGLPMVRMRTIPRAAMACASLVVPFMRELHELSYQWTRPYVLDDEAARRQFGIEPTPWDEVCRRTAEGEMARA
- a CDS encoding NUDIX hydrolase; its protein translation is MASVDSRDGVGARAARDELERLCEREVDWRRGPLGAVPDADTARAAAILILFGVLDDAPASARDTPVARDLDVLLQRRADTLRSHPGQISFPGGGIEPADAGPIEAALREAHEETGLDPAGVDVLGVLPEVPLAVSNHLVTPIVAWWSRPSRVAAVDHAETVEVFRMPVADLLDPANRVTTVRRYGSRTFRGPAFLVRDTLVWGFTAILLSRMFDELDWTLPWDAARELEI
- a CDS encoding GNAT family N-acetyltransferase — its product is MLETERLTLRTWTLRDADFVFDMYSRHEVRRYIGRGDVMQEREEAVRLLERWSELQHPIHHIWAVERTVDERVLGVLLLKSIPASGTDGAPSGDTEIGWHLHPDAWGHGYASEAAARVLRFAFEAGLEKVVAVTNPANTASQSVCRRIGMRHKGQTDAYYDTICELFEATP
- a CDS encoding TetR/AcrR family transcriptional regulator, with product MATTARQRAREQLTAEILAAARSRLTREGPGQLSLRAVARDVGMVSSAVYRYFSSRDELLTALLIEAYNELGAAVEDAERSIAARDDIMARWFAACRAIRRWALDHPGDYALLYGSPVPGYAAPRETVGPASRTIVVLLDIVAAAGVGGEDRAAPPAPPGTPAGAENAVAGALAFAAERGLGDGSAAGTEIAMRLLMAWTNLFGTLSFELFGHSVGSVDDSEAYFDQVVYRLAWDMAIAP
- a CDS encoding LacI family DNA-binding transcriptional regulator; amino-acid sequence: MPERSLRPTLRDVAQLAGVSVATASKALNGRDQVHPETRARVLSAAERISFTPNALARGLLAGQTGTVGLITGDLDGRFSLPILMGAEDAFGKGKMSVLLCDARGDSIREQYHLEALLGRRVDGLIVVGSRTDPRPSLGRDLPVPVVYAYGPSTDPEDLSLVPDNVRGGADSARYLIDRGRTRIAHITGEADYLAARDRAAGIEGALTEAGLEIVGGVQYGSWTEQWGRTATARLIEAHPDVEAILCGSDQIARGVLDALRESSWDVPGRVAVMGYDNWEIFAVGARPQLTSVDMNLEALGALAARRLVEAISGEARSGIEQLPVRIVPRETT